Within Myxococcales bacterium, the genomic segment ACATGGGCAGGAAATCAGTCACGTCACCCTGCCTGTCCGCCATGACCCCAAATCCTTTCTGCGCATTGAGCCCACACCCGCTACCGACTCAATCCTGTGGGTCGTCACGAATCTTGGCCGCGGTGTGCCCGGCTATAATGACTCTACCGCACGCGATCTGCGCGCGGCCACTCTAACCATTGATGTCCCAGATGAGAACTAAGCCATGCCACAGCGACACCTCGCAACCAATACCCTTCACCGGCTAGGGCGAGATACAAAAGTTCCCGGCGCTACTAGATATAGTGACCTTGACTGTGCCGCCAGCCTCCGCCGTTGTATAGAGCTTGCGCACCATTACCGAGATTTGCGTTTGTGCCATACACCACGTCACCGATGCAGAGGCAGGATTTAGCTCATTGGCCACACATTTGGCGGGTGACCCCGTAGCAGTCCCTTGGGCCCAGATCGCCACCGCATAACCAGGCTTATCCACGCTGGCAGAGATGCTCGTATCATATTGTGCACCGGGGTTTGGCGGAGCAATGAGGACCCGAAAGAACACGTCCGGTCCGCCCGCGTCGCTACACAGGTCGCCCGTCGCCGGGTTGGACGGCTCGTCCCTGCCATAGTTGTTAATCACAATATAAAACTCGCCAGTGCCGTTCAGCTCAATCGGTGCCAGAGGATCCGCCGGGATCGGCGAATACGCCTGATCGCCCGGAGCCTCGTGGCAACTACCCGCCTTGCAGTTTTCTCCAGCGCCGCACGGATGGCCACACTCTCCACAGTGCCAGTCGGTAATGTCTAAGTTGATACAGGTTTCTGAACCACAGCTTTGGGTTCCTGCGTCTTTACACGCACACTGGCCTTCTTGACATATTTCCTTATCGGGATTGCACGCATGATCGCAATCGCCACAGTGTTTATTGTCAGTCATCGCATCCACGCACTGGCTCTTCGGTCCACAACCGAGCGGTGGAAAACCCGCCTCATCCAAAGGTTCGCAAGGCTGCCCCTCTATACTACACAGCTTCTCGCCGAGACCACAGGTAGGAAATGTGTCGAAACTCCACGGAGCATCGGAATCCACGTCGATAGTTCCCCCATCTCTGCCGGGCTGTCGGGGATCCACGATGGGATCGTCACACCCATAGCTGAGTCCCGCACACAGAGCCATGCCGAGGCAGCCAAAGCGTAACACACGATCTACATCTTCGCGGCGCCTCATCGCCATCACATTATAACATGCCGTAGAAAGAACCACTCGTTTCCGCGACGTTTTAGGTGGGAGCAGCGCTTACACCGACGCACTTAGACCAAAGCTCGCGGTTGACTTGTGGTGTCGAAGCATGCCGCCTTATGCTACACTCTAATCATGGATTCGGACTTTGACGCTCGCGCAAGTATACGCAGGCGCCGCAGCGATCTGCTGTTGGCACCTCGCAAACGTTAGCGTCGCTCTCTAGTCATTGAGGCCAAAGAAGCGGCCGGTCGTCCGCAAGATTTATTGGACCTCGAAGCGCTGAAAAAATCTGGTGAGTGATACATGGTGTGGCATAATGGCTAGGATGCGCTGGCTTTCGCCTTGCTCCCTCGCTTGGTTGTTGCTGATTGGCTGCGGCTCCGAGTCCGAGATCTCGGAGCTCGACGGCATCTGGCGAACAGTGGGCGACAGCAACATCGTGGTCGTGCAGGGCGATAGCAATGATGTTTATCATCTCACATCGGATTACTGCTATCTCGCCCCAAGCGGCCAAAGCGCGCCGCCAGGGCCGGGCAACATCGTACCCCAGGCCACCGAAAGCATCTTCACTGGTGAACCCGGCGCGCGTAAGCTCGAGCTTCACCTCGACACCGGCTCCATTCGTTACTTTATCGAGCTGGCTGCTGTGCCGGAAGCGTGTGTCATCTTCGACGAAGCACAGACGAGCGATCCAGAGTTGAACTTCGAAGTGTTCTGGCAAACGTTCCATGAAAACTACGCGTTCTTCGAACTGCGTGGCGTCGATTGGAACGCACAGTATCAGCAATATCGTTCCCGCGTAACCGCAGAGACGACTCCCGAGCAACTGTTTCAGGTGCTCAATGATATGCTAAGTCCTCTGGACGATGCGCACGTCGAGGTCACTGCCGCGCTCGGGATCTTCAGCCCGGGGAGCAACTATCCACGAGCAGACTTGCTAGGGGAATTTCTGTCGATCATCGAGATGCAATATGTGATTGGCGGCTCCTTCAGCACGACGGACAACGGCCAAGTATTTTACGGATTGCTCAAGCAGAACGTCGGCTACATGAACCTTGGAAGCTTTGCCTACTACGACCCCAACAACACTGAAGGTACAGCGGCCAACGAGTACGCGGCAATCGATGCAACGTTTGACCAGGTGTTTGCGGAACTGCAAGACACCGACGCCCTAATTATTGATTTACGCTTATCACCCGGTGGGCTCACGTTGTATCGCAATCGTATCGCGGCAAAGTTCACAGACGCCACGTTCACCGCACTGCGCACCAAACTGACAGACACTGAGCTCGACCCTCCTGAAATCGACGTCGTGATCGAGCCCTATGCAGGAACGCGTTACACAAAACCCGTTTACGTCCTTGCCAGCGGCTACACCGCCAGCGCTGCTGAGCATCTCACATTGGCCCTAGGCCAGCTCGACCAAGTTCAAGTCATCGGGGAGCCCACCCGCGGCACGCTCTCCTCAGTACTCACAAAGATTCTGCCTAACGGCTGGGCGATTAGGCTATCCAACAACGTCATCCGTGCCCCTGACGGCACCGTTTACGAAGCACAAGGCGTCCCCGCTGACACCACAGTCACCTTCAGCCAAGCCGACATCGACGCCCAACGCGACCCCTTCATCGATATCGTGTTCTCTATGAAGTTCACGGCGAAACTGGAGCTGCACCACCCGTAAAATACGCCGCGGCGAGCTGAGCTATGTACTTGACCGCAGCCACCTTGAGGTCTGCACAGGGGATTGGAAACCAATCAGGAATAAGTCCCCAGCATTCTTCGCCTTCACCCCTGTCATCAAAACTCACACCACCTCGTTCATCTTGATCGATGATGTTCGGAGCGGCCACGAGCGAAAATAGCGACAACCAATCTTGCGTATCTGCCACGCCGTTGCCATTCCCGTCCCCGTCGATAGCGATAAGCGCTTCAGCTGTCGAAGTATTAGGCTGAGGCAAAATTGCAATTGCCGCGCTCCCGTCATCTGGAAGGTTCGGATCCGCTACGGCTAAGTCATCAACGACTAAGCCCTCTTGCGTCGTCACTTGCGTAATAGCGGCGTTGGGCGACGGGCTTATGACCGGTATCACCACTGCGGACCCAGTGGTGTTCACGAACGACACATCCAAGCTTTCTCCTTTATCGTGAGCTGGACCGACAGCGACGATGTGAACATATACTGGCGCAATGCCCGGTGGAAACCGGTACCTCGGCATAACCACAGTCGCCCCTTCTGGGCCTTTATCCCTGTCCACACACCCTATGGCAATGACGTGATAGGTTGCCTGGCCATTGATATAGATAATCTGTGCGTCAAACTCCGCGTGACCGATGGGCTCGGTTACTTGGTCACAATCGTCACCCTCGTCGATGCGCGTATATAGCTGTTGTCCTCTGTCGTTCATCGCGGACGCCGCTTGCCCATAACCCACGTTCAGCGCTTCAAGCTCCGGAGAGGCCTGAACGTAGGTAACTGGATCTTCAGGACGGCGAAAAATATTGAGAAGATATGAAATGTCGGCGTGGAGTCCGGTCTTTTGAACGCCGTTCGCGTCGCGTCGCACAATCTGGATTGTGGGATGATGCGTGAACTGCAGGACCGGAAGGTCTTCGCCTCGGCTGCCGTCGCTATTGACCATGAAAACCATGTCCGTGGCAAACTCAATCGTAGTCTGTGGGGTCCAGTCTATCCAGAACACTGCATCCTGATATGCACCCCACGAGGCCCCGTTGTGAAAAATGCCTACCCTGTTGGCTTGGCCTACACCATCTTCTCCGTGATCAACCCTGCTGAGGTCTAGCTGCACGGCTGTGCCATTTTCGTGGTACTGAAGGTCGTGCGTAAAACCTTCAGGAGTTTGCGCCACGCTGCGCTGCGTGGGGGTTTGTTGTCCCGGCGGCGCACAGGCGGCGAGCGCCAAACCACCCAACAGCAGTGCAATGAGCGCAATTATAACCCCTATAAACGCTTGCTCGCTGTTCTGCAACGGCCCGAATGCTCCAGAGGCTACATCCGTCGGGGACACCCCCGCGACCTGGTCGGCTCGTTCCAGGCGGGCGCGCAGATGGACGCGGAAAGCTTCGGGATCAAAATGGACGGCGCTGAAATTCGTTGTAGCCAAGGCCGTCACGAGCGCACGAGCTTGGTGCGGGGTACCGTCCTCTTTCGCGGTTAAGTATGACTTCGCGAGGGCAAGTAATGTGCCCGGATGGCGAACCAGTTCTTCGGACAACACTTCATAACCACGCTTGAAATTGGCATAGTACGTTTCATCGGCGCTAAACTTAGAGTAGACATCGGCTTGATATCGCAGCAAGGCGTCCTTGAGCGCAAAAGGCGCTCGCGGAAGCGCTAGCAATGCAGTGAGACCCGATTTGGCGTGTTCGCCTAAGCCGACGAGTGCGTTCGGCAACCCATCAGCAGCACTCTTACATGCACTATCGGCGCATCGCGTCTTGACCCCACTTGCGATCACATCCAGTGCGCTATTCATTCGCTGCTCAGCCGACTGACCGCTTAAGTCGCCCTCTGGCTCGGATGAACAACCCATCATCTGTGTCCATACACTGAGTGCTACCAGAGTAATACTGATTACTTTTCGATGAAAACTACCGCGACGCATGAAAACCAACCCTTTCTTTTTCTTCCAATATGGGAACAGGCAAACGCATTGCTTGCGGAATCACGTACATCAATACGCTTCGAACGTGACATGAAAATCGTATGTGGGCGTTGCACGGGTTTGCCCATCCACATAACCAAAGCCGATTGCGAACTCACCCGCAGGCGCACTACCCTCGGGTGAGGTGACGATCGCATATGGTTGCGCCGTCAATTTGGACACTCCGTCGCTTGCAACGCCGGCACCCAACCTTTGAGCCGCGATGCCGTTGACTGTGGTAGGCGCTGAGGGGCCAGGCATGCCGTCCTCGGTGCTCACATCCACAAACCGAAATCCAACACGTCCGTCCGTCGGGCCGACGACGATTCCGTAGCTCGCTGTAGCACCGCCGCTTGGAAGACTTGTAAATACCGCCAGCGGAAAAGTACCGCTCCGATATCTTAGAGGATTATTGGCCCCCTGTTCGTCACCCAGGATGTCTGTCAGCATAGATGCACGACCGTTCTCGGAACTGACCACAAACCAAAACACGGTGGCTGTCACCTGAACCGATTCCACGGTAAATGCCACCTCGCGCTGTTCCGGATTGTACGGACCGAGCTTAGGAGACCCTGGGATGTCCACGAAAGCGTTGGGCGTATTGAATCCGAGCCAGGGTAAGCTGGTATCGGAAAACGGCTGATACACAGTGTTGTAGGTAAATCCATCCGGCGCAGTTTCAAAGAGATCCTCGATAGCGGCCAACCCCCACTCTGTCTCGCCTCCGCGATCGGGATTCGCCCGTCCCCCCGCTGCGCGTTGCCACCGTTGGTTGATGGTGTTACCCCACCCACCAATAGGCACTATTCTTCCGTTCGATGGATCGAACTGCGGTGTGGCGCTATAGGCTCCAGTTGAATTTGATCCAAGAACTGTTCCGGCCTGCGGAGTAGGTAACGGAGTGCCATTGATACCCGTACCGTTGCCCGTCAGATCCACTGGCGGGCCACCGCTGCTCGACGACATAGACGTCACACCGCCTTCGACACTGCAACTCACGAGCGCGATGACCGCGATCACCATAAGGAGCAGCACAAGAATGAAGGATTGCTCGGCTCCCGCATAGCCACCAAGGCCAGCACCCGCTTGGGCGGTTTCCAAGGGAGCCAATCCCTGCAGCTGCGGAGGGGCGCCAGCCGCCGCGCTGCCGGCCGCATCCGACGGGCTGGCGGCGACGACAGGAAGCTCATATTGAGCCAACACCGATTTCACCTCCACGGCTGCTACAGCATCTGTGTCATTTACTGTGCCGGTCAAGGTTTTAAAAAGATCGCGATAGAAATTTTGGCTGATGGGCTCATTGGCCAGAAATCGCGTCATGAAAGATGCAAACTCCTTGGCAACCGCATTCCGCCAACCCAGCTTCAGGGTTTTGCTAAGCGCCACATCCAAGAGATCGGTGCCCTGTACCGTGCGCTCCGCAAAAAACCGTCCTGCTTCGACCACAAGCTCTCGGTCGTCAACTCGAAGAAAATCGATGGCGGCCCCGAGACTTGAAAACGGGTTCCCCGGGGCATCCGGTTGTAACGCATCGAACATGGGATCCACCGCATTTCGGCATCGCTGGGCTTTGTCACTGTCCTGTTCGAACGCCTCGGTGCAGCTGAGTCTTAGGATGTCACGGGCGCCCATCGGACGGGTCGCATTGGCCTCCGTTCCGACACCACCTTCGCTGCCGGGGGCGCAGCTGCTGAGTGGGATGTAGAGGAGGAGCGTTGCGAGCAACGTGGTGAAGGTGCGAGTTTTAAAGGATGCTGCTTTCACGGTGGTATGCTTACCTTTCTGGTACAAGAGCTCTCTCATTGCGAGCACTTTCCAAAATCAATATGAGTGCTTAGCAGGGGGCGTTGTCCGTGCAAGCCAAAGTGTTGAAATTTTTGTTGCCACTTCGCGACAGGATCACACGTGCAGCCGCAACCAACGGAGTTCATTGCACAAATAGACGTATCCCCCAAATCGGCCAAGGGCGCCCCCTAGCCGTCGGCCGACACAGCGATCTTCTACGCGGAGTCTGCTGTTGCCGGCACCCCCAAATTGGACACCCTTGCAATCCGCCGCAGGGTTTCGTCTAGTCTACGCTGCTGAAATCGCACAGAAATTTACCCGACCTGACACAGGAACGGGTCATTCCCCTCGTGCTATACTGAGGATGTGAACGAGGGACAAGCCAATGTTGCTTTACGGGAGAATCATGTGGCTCTCTGGCCGGTCAAATAAATTCGCAGTAATAACTATAGGCGACCTCGAAGGCGTCGAGTTTCCCGGAGGACACAGACACCGCCAGGTCCGACAAATCAAAGGGATAAAAACCTGCGTCTAAAAACTCCCCACCCTCAGCTGGAATGGCCTGACGGATAGTCTTGGTCGAGCCATTCCCCTCCGCAGTGAGATTGATAGTGACTGCTCCCTCCTGCTCCGAATCGTTGCTTATATAGAGGCTCATCACCTCCTGGGTGCCGGATGGACAGACCTGTCCGAGATGTTTTTGAAACGGCAGCGACAGGTTCTCTTGAAATTCGATGGTACACCTTTGATAAGTTACCTTCGGTTCACTACCTACTAACGCTGAGGGGAATAAGAAAACTCCTACGCTTAGGCCTGCAAAAAACTGCTCGACGCTTGCAGATGGTTTTTCCCCATTGCCGATGGACTCATACATCTCCGGCAATAGCCAATGAGTAAAGGGCCCACCTTCATACAATGCAGCCACATCGTAGGTGCGTGGCTGGTCAGAGGAAAAACGCATCGAGTATTGTCCGACTAGAGTCGTATCTTCTGGACAGAGTTGTTCAAACACAAAACTCTTTCTATCCATACCGTAGCCTACTGACCTCGTCGCTAAAACCGTCGCGGAACACCCGCTGCCTGAAGCGCAATGAAACACCTCGTTTGCCCAACTGGCTGCGGCCGAAAGGTTACTGATTCTCATGGAACAGGCATCGATTCCACCTGCAGCCTCAGAACAGTACTCGGCGACTGTTCTGCCCTCCGGGATTGCCGTCGCGCCCGACATCACTCCATATACGTGGGCATCGCCATTGGAAGCTTGCACATACACGGGGCCTCCGCTATCGCCGGGCTCCGATAACAATGGATATTTTTGGGACCACTCCGCGTAATAGGCCGATGTGGATGGGGCAAAGAACCCCCCGCTCGAAAGGCCCATGTTGCGAACATCGGAAATCAACAGCTCGCCTGTCCGCGTATCCTGTTTGTTGACGTTGCCATTGTCACGCGCGATGCGTCCATCAACCCACACGGGAATGCCTGTCTCAGGGATGACTGACGATTCACTGAGGTTTAGACTAACAGCCTCGGGCATGGAAACATCCCTGGGCAGTTGAATAAATGCAATATCTAGTTTGTGGTGACGGTAGACAGCCAAGTCCCTCCACTGAAACGTAACATCCGTGCGTGCCGTGGTATGGTTGAAGAAGCGTATGCTGTGCTCATCCAAAGGGAACATCCATATCAACGGACCTACGCAGTGCGCCGCAGTAAGAATCAGATTGGGAGCCACAAGCATCCCAGCGCACGTCAGCCCGCGAAGCGTGCTGTAGTCTTCATCACTCGCCTCACCGTCACTGATGTCGCCTGTAGGTTGACGAAGGTCTAGGCCCTCAAACTCGAAAATCACGGTATTAGGGTGTCCCCCTATACGACTGCCATCCAAAGCGTCTGTATCGGAGCCCGTTTCGGCATCAGCAGTGGGGCTTACACACCCCAGAAGATGAAAAAAAGATAGGAAAACAACGGCCATGTAAGCCAGCGGTTTCATGTCCTAGGCTGCTTAAGCAATTCGCATGCCATAGAATCTCAGCCGTCCACTACTACCGTTGCCTTCTTCCATTGCTGATGAAGTGTCACGAAATCCCGATACTCTGCTCGCTGGGCTACACACTCCGCTGACGACCAGTTCAACAGTTTCGCCATAGAGCTAGTCACAGGGGCAAGGGCGCCCAAGCCGTGATT encodes:
- a CDS encoding S41 family peptidase — encoded protein: MRWLSPCSLAWLLLIGCGSESEISELDGIWRTVGDSNIVVVQGDSNDVYHLTSDYCYLAPSGQSAPPGPGNIVPQATESIFTGEPGARKLELHLDTGSIRYFIELAAVPEACVIFDEAQTSDPELNFEVFWQTFHENYAFFELRGVDWNAQYQQYRSRVTAETTPEQLFQVLNDMLSPLDDAHVEVTAALGIFSPGSNYPRADLLGEFLSIIEMQYVIGGSFSTTDNGQVFYGLLKQNVGYMNLGSFAYYDPNNTEGTAANEYAAIDATFDQVFAELQDTDALIIDLRLSPGGLTLYRNRIAAKFTDATFTALRTKLTDTELDPPEIDVVIEPYAGTRYTKPVYVLASGYTASAAEHLTLALGQLDQVQVIGEPTRGTLSSVLTKILPNGWAIRLSNNVIRAPDGTVYEAQGVPADTTVTFSQADIDAQRDPFIDIVFSMKFTAKLELHHP
- a CDS encoding trypsin-like serine protease, whose product is MKPLAYMAVVFLSFFHLLGCVSPTADAETGSDTDALDGSRIGGHPNTVIFEFEGLDLRQPTGDISDGEASDEDYSTLRGLTCAGMLVAPNLILTAAHCVGPLIWMFPLDEHSIRFFNHTTARTDVTFQWRDLAVYRHHKLDIAFIQLPRDVSMPEAVSLNLSESSVIPETGIPVWVDGRIARDNGNVNKQDTRTGELLISDVRNMGLSSGGFFAPSTSAYYAEWSQKYPLLSEPGDSGGPVYVQASNGDAHVYGVMSGATAIPEGRTVAEYCSEAAGGIDACSMRISNLSAAASWANEVFHCASGSGCSATVLATRSVGYGMDRKSFVFEQLCPEDTTLVGQYSMRFSSDQPRTYDVAALYEGGPFTHWLLPEMYESIGNGEKPSASVEQFFAGLSVGVFLFPSALVGSEPKVTYQRCTIEFQENLSLPFQKHLGQVCPSGTQEVMSLYISNDSEQEGAVTINLTAEGNGSTKTIRQAIPAEGGEFLDAGFYPFDLSDLAVSVSSGKLDAFEVAYSYYCEFI